One genomic region from Microcystis panniformis FACHB-1757 encodes:
- a CDS encoding glycosyltransferase family 4 protein, which produces MKVAFIVPSLEDSGLTRIPFLLAQNLLKDCFVKIFYFKDAKSRNFKFNVEVPTKKISLVKFDDELNEFDVIHSHGMKPDCYTWLNMARIRGKKITTVHGFRHEELMYSYGMPLSVIYNALWNFVSSKFDRLVFTVGVQQNYYRKIGLKDGELIYNGVPRISVNSVQTIKSSNMTNISTLSNLGARKGIDQILKVLALNEQYHLTLIGGSNIQYIQNLQFLASKLDVGQRCYFLGFVDNPWEIILESDVFIFPSRSEGFGIALVEAASLGIPIICSDIPTFREMFDDNEVTFFKLDDIDDLNNKILMLDEIKDKVSRAKLKAEKLFSLESMCYNYYQEYKKLIDAN; this is translated from the coding sequence ATGAAAGTAGCTTTTATCGTTCCCAGTCTAGAAGATAGTGGACTGACAAGAATTCCATTTCTTTTGGCTCAAAATCTCTTAAAAGATTGTTTTGTAAAAATTTTTTACTTTAAAGATGCGAAATCAAGAAATTTCAAGTTTAATGTTGAGGTTCCAACAAAGAAGATATCTTTGGTCAAGTTTGATGATGAATTAAATGAATTTGATGTTATCCATTCTCATGGAATGAAACCAGATTGCTATACCTGGCTAAATATGGCTAGAATTCGAGGAAAAAAAATTACAACAGTTCATGGTTTTCGTCATGAAGAACTAATGTATTCATATGGAATGCCTTTATCAGTGATTTATAATGCTCTATGGAATTTTGTTTCAAGCAAATTTGATCGACTGGTTTTTACAGTTGGAGTACAACAAAACTACTATAGAAAAATAGGGTTAAAAGATGGAGAGCTAATTTATAATGGAGTACCTCGAATTTCAGTTAATAGCGTTCAAACTATTAAATCATCAAATATGACTAATATTTCAACTCTCTCAAATTTAGGAGCTAGAAAAGGGATAGATCAAATTTTAAAAGTTCTTGCGTTAAATGAGCAATATCATCTAACATTAATAGGTGGTTCTAATATTCAATATATTCAAAATTTACAATTCTTAGCCAGCAAGTTGGATGTAGGACAAAGGTGTTATTTTTTGGGATTTGTAGACAATCCCTGGGAAATTATCCTAGAAAGTGATGTCTTTATTTTTCCATCTCGTTCAGAGGGATTTGGTATTGCATTAGTTGAAGCTGCCAGTTTAGGAATTCCAATTATCTGTTCTGATATTCCGACATTTCGAGAGATGTTTGACGACAATGAAGTGACATTTTTCAAACTTGATGATATAGATGACTTGAACAACAAAATACTTATGTTAGATGAAATTAAAGACAAAGTTTCTCGGGCTAAGTTAAAAGCAGAAAAACTTTTTTCTTTGGAAAGTATGTGTTACAATTACTATCAGGAGTACAAAAAATTAATTGATGCTAATTAA
- a CDS encoding class I SAM-dependent methyltransferase: protein MIGICNLCGSVVVRIHPGYFGTRCLNCRSTKIHRAVGLTIESLNFSTSTSVYELSSRGALYKFLKGKFKNLYFSEYFDDVPLGLMKNSVVCQDVQNLFLNDESFDLVTSTEVFEHVPDDSKGFSEIYRVLKKDGYFIFTVPLSDKPKTVERCFLQPDGTIIHQLEPEYHGDQIRGQGRVLAFRNYGLDITKRLESCGFHAEIRLVNSTRNVIEDQKVIIAKKI from the coding sequence ATGATTGGGATTTGTAATTTATGCGGTTCTGTGGTGGTGCGGATACATCCAGGATATTTTGGTACTCGTTGTTTAAACTGTAGATCTACTAAAATTCATAGAGCAGTTGGTTTGACAATTGAATCTCTAAACTTTTCAACCAGTACCTCTGTTTACGAGTTGTCTTCTCGCGGAGCTTTGTATAAATTCTTAAAGGGTAAATTTAAAAATTTATACTTTTCTGAATACTTTGATGATGTACCTCTAGGATTGATGAAGAACTCTGTTGTCTGTCAAGACGTTCAAAATCTTTTTCTCAACGACGAATCTTTTGATTTAGTGACTTCCACCGAAGTTTTTGAGCATGTTCCTGATGACAGCAAGGGTTTTTCTGAAATTTACAGAGTCCTAAAAAAAGATGGATACTTTATCTTTACCGTGCCTTTATCAGATAAACCGAAGACAGTTGAAAGATGTTTCTTACAGCCTGATGGGACTATCATACATCAACTTGAGCCGGAGTATCATGGCGATCAAATTCGTGGACAGGGAAGAGTTCTTGCCTTCAGAAATTACGGATTGGATATAACTAAACGGTTAGAAAGTTGTGGTTTTCACGCTGAAATACGTCTAGTAAACTCGACGCGCAATGTAATTGAAGATCAGAAGGTTATTATAGCAAAAAAAATCTAG
- a CDS encoding glycosyltransferase, translating to MQLTASLVLYKNDPEIVIQAIKSLFSTPIEINLSVVDNSPTDEFKKIFDNFQEYDIDYYFNNGNNTGFGQGHNLAITRAKNYDYHLVINPDVYFDNNVITELIHYLDKHQDVGLITPKISYPNGDIQYLCKRQPTVLTLFIRRFIPKKMQFLFKKRLDWYEMRDISYNQIMEVPIISGCFMLFNRKYLDDIGYFDKNMFMYFEDYDLTLRMSKKYKTILYPHVNIYHHWARGAHNSTKLAIVFAQSAVYFFNKHGWKLY from the coding sequence ATGCAACTTACTGCCTCCCTTGTCCTTTACAAAAATGACCCAGAGATAGTTATTCAAGCAATTAAATCTCTGTTCAGCACACCCATAGAAATTAATTTATCTGTAGTAGATAATTCTCCTACTGATGAATTCAAAAAAATCTTTGATAATTTTCAGGAATACGATATAGATTATTACTTCAATAATGGTAACAATACTGGTTTTGGTCAAGGACATAACCTAGCTATTACTAGGGCTAAAAATTATGATTATCATTTAGTTATTAATCCAGATGTTTATTTTGATAATAATGTGATAACTGAACTTATTCACTACCTCGATAAACATCAAGATGTGGGATTGATTACTCCAAAAATATCTTACCCTAATGGGGACATCCAATACCTTTGTAAGCGTCAACCCACAGTTTTAACCTTATTTATTAGACGTTTTATTCCTAAAAAAATGCAATTTCTTTTCAAAAAGAGATTGGACTGGTATGAAATGCGAGATATTAGCTATAACCAGATAATGGAAGTACCGATTATTAGTGGTTGTTTTATGCTATTTAACAGAAAATATTTAGATGATATTGGCTATTTTGATAAAAATATGTTCATGTATTTTGAAGATTATGATTTGACCCTTAGAATGTCTAAAAAATACAAAACCATACTTTACCCCCATGTAAATATTTATCATCATTGGGCAAGAGGAGCGCACAACTCTACTAAACTGGCAATAGTTTTTGCTCAATCGGCTGTGTATTTTTTCAATAAACATGGTTGGAAACTTTACTAA
- a CDS encoding NAD-dependent epimerase/dehydratase family protein has protein sequence MKNVLVTGSTGFIASHLLPILHQHNCQITAAIRQKFEFPASLSIKAIQVGEIDDTTDWQEALLGIDTVIHLAGRAHILHETISNPEAAFIKVNTKGTINLVKQSLKAGVKHFIFVSSIHAMAAESDNILNENSPCHPDSPYGRSKLQAEQALIELAKDSDMTWTILRPTLVYGLGNRANMERLMKLIKRGLPLPFGAIKNRRSFVFVGNLVAAIITCLDHPNAANQIFLISDNQAVSTPQLIRLIAQRIQQPCQLLPVPTTLLRFLGYLGDRVESITGKNLPFNSYNIDRLLGSLAVDSSYIQKTLNWQPPFTLEQGLAQTIQPEN, from the coding sequence ATGAAAAACGTTTTAGTTACAGGTTCTACCGGCTTTATTGCCAGCCACTTACTGCCAATTTTACATCAACATAACTGCCAGATAACAGCTGCAATTCGCCAGAAATTTGAGTTTCCTGCATCCCTGTCAATTAAGGCCATTCAGGTGGGTGAAATTGATGATACGACCGATTGGCAAGAAGCATTGCTAGGCATTGATACCGTTATTCATCTAGCAGGACGCGCTCATATCCTTCATGAGACTATATCCAATCCAGAAGCAGCATTTATAAAAGTTAACACTAAGGGGACTATTAACCTAGTGAAGCAGTCGCTAAAAGCGGGAGTTAAGCACTTTATTTTTGTCAGTTCTATTCATGCTATGGCTGCCGAAAGTGATAATATTCTTAACGAAAATTCTCCCTGTCACCCTGATAGTCCCTATGGTCGTAGTAAACTGCAAGCAGAACAAGCTTTAATTGAACTAGCAAAAGATAGTGACATGACTTGGACGATCCTTCGTCCTACTCTAGTTTACGGACTAGGCAATCGTGCTAATATGGAGCGCTTGATGAAACTAATTAAACGGGGATTACCTTTACCTTTTGGTGCGATCAAAAATCGTCGTAGTTTTGTCTTTGTGGGTAACTTAGTTGCTGCCATTATTACCTGTTTAGATCATCCTAATGCCGCTAATCAAATCTTTTTAATTAGCGATAACCAAGCTGTTTCGACTCCCCAATTAATTCGACTTATTGCTCAACGAATTCAACAACCCTGTCAATTGCTACCCGTCCCCACTACCTTACTTAGATTCTTAGGTTATCTGGGTGATAGGGTAGAATCTATAACAGGGAAAAATCTCCCTTTTAACAGCTATAATATCGATCGCTTGCTTGGTTCTCTTGCCGTTGACTCTAGCTATATTCAAAAAACCCTGAATTGGCAACCTCCCTTTACTTTAGAGCAAGGATTAGCCCAAACAATTCAGCCAGAGAATTAG
- a CDS encoding bifunctional acetate--CoA ligase family protein/GNAT family N-acetyltransferase: protein MLNPILEPRGGEHQTIRAFFEPKTIAVVGFNRQNPQLDRTLLHNLHHNPGQHRLYLVNPHPENWLDLPTYSSLEDIQAAIDLVIITAPAPEIPAIIAQSVEKQVKCALILSTGFRETGQTGENLLREIKAIAGQKLRIIGPHSSGICNISQNLNATFSPILPKTGSIALISQSGAIAAAVLDWSLSENVGFSHFISLGVLLDVDWGELLYYLGDDPQTKSIVIYLESLNNARSFLSSAREVALNKPIIAISRHSTDFDPTSLSHAGKLTSDQLTLSAAFARCGIVEVQRLADLLNITQVLAKIPRFPRGKRLTIISNGFAPALLAASALLAEDGQLATLTPATIGKLAPLVPTDIVPQNPIDLRRGSDPDSYARALEIALADAHTDAVLMILSPRFNTDLREIAFRIASIAQNSKKPILASLMGGDGIAEGVALLNQQGIPTYRYPDSAARVFNLLWKYEENLRGLYQTPILTNSQENGSDRVLVSQIIEQAGDRTILSEPESLDILKAYGIPVIVTKIAESAAEAVNLAESLGYPVVMKLYSRTIIHKSAVGGVQLPLFSPRAVVQAYQAIEANISAQVGGEHFLGVIIQPMLEIDRGYELIIGSNYDDQCGPVIIFGTGGRLVDIFQDYATALPPLNTNLARRLLEKTKIYRAFQGLNGIKSLNLANLEQIIVKFSHLVSEQPRIKTIDINPFFADSEQLIALSASILLHPPTTPPEKLSHPAIRPYPEHYIEPWTTKRGLKVLIRPIQAADEPLVRQFHHYLSEETIYYRYFHLVNLDRQTAYDRLTRICFIDYDRVMSLVVEINKDQTEEPEIIAIGRLNKLHGVNVAEFDLLVRDDYQGQGIGTELLRRLVTIGKKEGLEGIEGEILRDNRAMQMIAAKVGFSLYKTADFVKAELEL, encoded by the coding sequence ATGTTAAATCCCATCTTAGAGCCTCGTGGTGGCGAACATCAAACCATAAGAGCCTTTTTTGAGCCAAAAACCATCGCTGTGGTGGGATTTAATCGCCAAAATCCCCAACTTGATCGCACTCTTTTACATAATCTCCATCATAATCCCGGTCAGCACCGCCTTTATCTAGTTAATCCTCACCCCGAAAACTGGCTCGATCTTCCCACCTATAGCAGTTTAGAGGATATCCAGGCGGCGATCGATCTGGTAATTATCACCGCCCCCGCTCCCGAAATTCCCGCTATTATCGCCCAATCTGTCGAAAAACAGGTTAAATGCGCCCTGATTCTCTCCACGGGTTTTCGGGAAACTGGACAGACAGGGGAAAATTTACTTAGGGAAATTAAAGCGATCGCTGGTCAAAAATTACGCATAATCGGTCCCCATAGCTCAGGAATCTGCAATATAAGCCAAAATCTTAACGCCACCTTTTCCCCCATCCTGCCGAAAACCGGTTCAATTGCCCTGATTAGTCAAAGTGGGGCGATCGCTGCTGCCGTGCTTGATTGGAGTTTAAGCGAAAATGTCGGTTTTAGTCACTTTATCTCCCTCGGAGTCCTTTTAGATGTGGATTGGGGCGAATTACTCTATTATTTAGGAGACGATCCCCAAACCAAAAGCATCGTTATCTACTTGGAATCCCTGAATAATGCCCGCTCTTTTCTGTCCTCAGCCCGAGAAGTTGCCCTAAATAAACCAATTATCGCCATTAGTCGCCACAGTACCGACTTTGACCCCACTTCTCTTTCCCATGCTGGCAAATTAACCAGCGATCAGCTAACTCTCTCCGCTGCCTTTGCTCGCTGTGGCATCGTGGAAGTACAAAGACTGGCCGATCTCTTGAATATCACGCAAGTTTTAGCGAAAATTCCCCGATTTCCCCGGGGAAAACGCTTGACAATCATCAGCAATGGTTTTGCTCCCGCTCTTTTAGCGGCCTCGGCTTTACTGGCGGAAGATGGACAACTGGCAACCCTTACCCCCGCAACGATCGGAAAACTAGCGCCTCTTGTTCCCACGGATATCGTCCCCCAAAATCCCATCGATCTGCGTCGCGGCAGCGATCCCGATAGCTACGCTCGCGCCCTAGAGATCGCTTTAGCGGATGCACATACCGACGCGGTGTTGATGATTCTCTCGCCTCGCTTTAACACCGATCTGCGAGAAATTGCCTTTAGAATCGCTTCAATCGCTCAAAATAGCAAAAAACCCATTTTAGCAAGTTTGATGGGGGGAGATGGCATTGCAGAGGGAGTAGCGTTATTAAATCAGCAGGGTATCCCCACCTATCGCTATCCCGATTCGGCCGCCAGGGTGTTTAATTTGCTCTGGAAATATGAAGAGAATCTGCGCGGTCTTTATCAAACGCCAATTTTAACCAATTCTCAGGAAAATGGCTCCGATCGAGTTTTAGTGAGCCAGATTATCGAGCAAGCAGGGGATAGAACAATTCTCAGTGAGCCAGAGTCTTTAGATATACTGAAAGCTTATGGAATCCCTGTTATTGTCACTAAAATTGCCGAAAGTGCCGCAGAAGCAGTTAATCTCGCTGAATCTCTCGGTTATCCCGTGGTGATGAAACTGTATTCGAGGACGATTATCCATAAAAGTGCGGTGGGTGGGGTACAATTGCCGCTTTTTTCCCCTAGGGCAGTGGTACAAGCATATCAGGCGATCGAAGCTAATATTAGCGCACAAGTGGGTGGGGAGCATTTTCTCGGAGTGATTATTCAACCGATGTTAGAAATCGATCGAGGATATGAGTTAATTATCGGCTCTAATTACGATGATCAGTGCGGACCGGTGATAATTTTTGGTACTGGTGGCCGTTTAGTCGATATTTTTCAAGATTACGCCACCGCTCTACCTCCTTTAAATACTAATCTCGCTCGCCGACTTTTAGAAAAAACCAAGATTTATCGGGCTTTTCAGGGACTAAATGGGATTAAATCGCTTAATTTAGCGAATTTAGAGCAAATAATCGTTAAATTTAGTCACCTGGTCAGTGAACAACCTCGCATTAAAACTATCGATATTAATCCCTTTTTTGCCGATTCAGAGCAATTAATCGCCCTTTCCGCTTCTATCCTTCTTCATCCTCCAACTACACCCCCAGAAAAGTTATCTCATCCGGCGATTCGTCCCTATCCCGAACATTATATAGAACCTTGGACGACGAAAAGAGGCTTAAAAGTGCTAATTCGTCCAATTCAGGCAGCAGATGAGCCTTTAGTGCGACAATTTCACCATTATCTCTCGGAAGAAACCATTTATTATCGTTATTTTCATCTTGTCAATCTCGATCGCCAAACCGCTTATGATCGTCTTACGCGCATTTGTTTTATCGATTATGATCGAGTAATGAGCTTAGTGGTAGAGATTAATAAAGATCAGACGGAAGAGCCAGAAATTATCGCTATAGGACGCTTAAATAAACTGCATGGCGTTAATGTGGCGGAATTTGACCTATTAGTTAGGGATGACTATCAAGGTCAAGGAATTGGTACAGAATTACTACGTCGCTTGGTTACTATTGGCAAAAAGGAAGGATTAGAGGGAATTGAAGGGGAAATTTTAAGGGATAACCGTGCTATGCAGATGATAGCCGCCAAAGTAGGGTTTTCTCTCTATAAAACTGCCGATTTTGTCAAAGCGGAACTTGAATTATGA
- the gcvH gene encoding glycine cleavage system protein GcvH: MELEYPEDLRYLETHEYVRLEGEIATLGISAFAVDQLGDIVFLELPELGEALEVGSSFGTIESVKAVEDLYPPVSGTVVDRNQAMIDSPELIADDPHGEGWLLKVRVENPDTALADTLSASEYRAQVAGES, translated from the coding sequence ATGGAACTGGAATATCCCGAGGATTTGAGATACCTAGAAACCCACGAATACGTCAGACTCGAAGGTGAAATCGCTACCTTGGGAATTAGTGCTTTTGCCGTCGATCAATTGGGTGATATCGTGTTTCTAGAATTGCCCGAATTGGGAGAAGCGCTAGAAGTAGGTAGTAGTTTCGGCACGATCGAATCGGTAAAAGCGGTAGAAGATCTTTATCCTCCCGTCTCGGGGACCGTAGTTGATCGCAATCAAGCGATGATTGACTCCCCCGAATTAATTGCCGATGATCCCCACGGGGAGGGTTGGTTATTAAAAGTGCGGGTAGAAAATCCCGATACTGCCTTGGCTGATACCCTCTCCGCTAGTGAATACCGCGCCCAAGTAGCAGGGGAAAGTTAA
- the moeB gene encoding molybdopterin-synthase adenylyltransferase MoeB: MLNPNLAAIELSKEEVQRYSRHIILPEVGLEGQKKLKAASVLCIGTGGLGSPLLLYLAAAGIGRIGIVDFDIVDSSNLQRQIIHGTSWVGKPKIVSAKDRILEINPYCQVDLYETRISSENALDILAPYDVIIDGTDNFPTRYLTNDACVLLDKPNVYGSIFRFEGQATVFNYQGGPNYRDLYPEPPPPGMVPSCAEGGVLGVLPGVIGTIQATEAIKIILGAPDTLSGRLLLYNAWEMKFRELKLRPNPIRPVIEKLIDYEQFCGIPQAKAQEAAEQQKMTEITVVELKELLDSNANDYILIDVRNPNEYQIANIPNSVLIPLPDIENGAAIPKIKELVNGYRLIAHCKMGGRSAKALAILKEAGIEGINVKGGISAWSREVDSSVPEY; encoded by the coding sequence ATGCTAAATCCTAATCTCGCGGCGATCGAACTTTCCAAAGAGGAGGTTCAACGCTACTCTCGACACATTATTCTGCCCGAAGTGGGCTTAGAAGGTCAAAAAAAACTAAAAGCCGCCAGTGTTCTCTGCATCGGCACCGGGGGACTCGGTTCCCCGCTTTTACTCTATCTAGCGGCGGCTGGCATCGGTAGAATCGGTATTGTTGACTTCGATATCGTCGATAGTTCCAATCTGCAACGTCAAATTATTCACGGCACTTCCTGGGTAGGTAAACCGAAAATTGTTTCCGCTAAGGACAGAATTCTAGAAATTAACCCCTATTGTCAGGTGGATTTGTACGAAACCCGCATAAGTTCCGAAAATGCCCTTGACATTTTAGCCCCCTATGATGTAATCATCGACGGGACGGATAATTTCCCCACCCGTTATCTGACTAATGATGCTTGTGTTCTTCTCGACAAACCCAACGTCTATGGCTCAATTTTCCGCTTTGAAGGACAGGCAACCGTTTTTAACTACCAAGGCGGTCCCAACTACCGCGATCTCTATCCCGAACCGCCACCACCGGGGATGGTTCCCTCCTGTGCGGAAGGCGGCGTTTTAGGGGTTTTACCCGGAGTAATCGGCACAATTCAAGCCACAGAAGCCATTAAAATTATCCTTGGCGCTCCGGATACCCTCAGTGGTCGTTTACTGCTCTACAATGCTTGGGAAATGAAATTCCGCGAGTTAAAATTGCGTCCGAATCCCATCCGTCCCGTCATTGAAAAATTAATTGATTACGAACAATTCTGCGGTATTCCGCAAGCAAAAGCACAAGAAGCAGCAGAACAGCAAAAAATGACAGAAATTACCGTAGTAGAGTTAAAGGAACTACTTGACAGCAATGCCAATGATTACATTCTCATCGATGTGCGTAATCCCAACGAGTACCAAATCGCTAATATCCCCAACTCGGTATTAATTCCCCTACCCGATATCGAAAATGGTGCGGCAATTCCCAAAATTAAGGAATTAGTCAACGGTTATCGTCTTATCGCCCATTGTAAGATGGGGGGACGTTCCGCTAAAGCCCTCGCTATCCTCAAAGAGGCAGGTATCGAAGGAATTAACGTCAAAGGTGGCATCAGCGCCTGGAGTCGCGAAGTCGATTCTTCTGTACCAGAATACTAA
- the ctpA gene encoding carboxyl-terminal processing protease CtpA: MRKKSLWVGLLVGFWFCLTWMAWTPTAAAFSEEQKLLLQSWRLVNQSYYDDTFNHQNWWQVREQFIKKPLNDRTAAYNAIEQMLATLDEPFTRLLRPDQYHNLQISTTGELSGVGLQININPDNGYLEVVAPLAGSPAEAAGLTSHDRILFIDGIDTTTLTLDAAAAKMRGTAGTEVSLVILPYQKSQPKTLSLTRQRISLSPVVAVLDKNSSSLPIGYVRLNQFSANAAKEVSEAVTNLQKQGAKGYILDLRNNPGGLLQAGIEIARMWINQGTIVYTVNREGIADSFAASGNALTDSPLVVLVNQGTASASEILAGALQDNQRGVLVGEKTFGKGLIQSLFELPDGAGLAITVAKYETPAHHDIHKLGIIPDQVVAQEPITYEEIGTEKDSQYQTAIQFLNQNTVLAKAS, translated from the coding sequence ATGAGAAAAAAATCTTTGTGGGTGGGATTATTAGTGGGATTTTGGTTTTGTCTGACTTGGATGGCATGGACACCCACAGCAGCCGCCTTTAGCGAAGAACAAAAATTATTACTACAATCTTGGCGATTAGTCAACCAATCTTATTATGATGACACATTTAATCATCAAAACTGGTGGCAGGTGCGGGAACAATTCATCAAAAAACCCCTCAACGATCGGACGGCGGCCTATAATGCGATCGAACAGATGTTAGCCACCCTCGATGAACCCTTTACCCGTCTCCTGCGACCGGATCAATACCATAACCTACAAATTAGCACCACGGGGGAATTATCGGGGGTAGGACTGCAAATTAATATCAATCCCGATAATGGTTACTTAGAAGTAGTTGCCCCCCTTGCCGGTTCTCCTGCTGAGGCCGCTGGTTTAACTAGCCACGATCGCATTTTGTTTATTGATGGTATCGATACCACTACTTTAACCCTCGATGCGGCGGCGGCCAAAATGCGCGGGACCGCCGGAACAGAAGTTTCCTTAGTCATTCTTCCCTATCAAAAAAGTCAACCAAAAACCCTATCTTTAACCCGTCAACGCATTTCTTTAAGTCCAGTGGTAGCGGTTTTAGATAAAAATTCTAGTTCCTTGCCCATCGGTTATGTGCGCTTAAATCAATTTAGTGCTAACGCTGCCAAAGAAGTCTCGGAAGCTGTGACGAACCTACAAAAACAAGGAGCCAAGGGTTATATTTTAGATTTAAGAAATAACCCCGGTGGTTTACTGCAAGCGGGCATAGAAATCGCTCGGATGTGGATTAATCAGGGAACGATCGTTTATACGGTTAATCGCGAGGGAATTGCCGATAGTTTTGCCGCTTCTGGTAATGCTTTAACCGACTCGCCTTTAGTCGTTTTAGTCAATCAGGGAACCGCCAGTGCCAGCGAGATTTTAGCTGGAGCATTACAGGACAATCAACGGGGAGTTTTAGTGGGAGAAAAGACTTTCGGTAAGGGATTAATTCAGTCCCTATTCGAGTTACCCGATGGGGCAGGATTAGCGATTACCGTCGCCAAATATGAAACTCCCGCCCACCATGATATTCATAAGTTAGGAATTATCCCCGATCAAGTGGTGGCACAGGAACCGATCACCTATGAGGAAATCGGCACCGAAAAAGATAGTCAATACCAAACGGCGATTCAGTTTTTAAACCAGAACACCGTTTTAGCCAAAGCTTCCTAA
- a CDS encoding IS630 family transposase — protein sequence MINLEFTEEEKNSLYYERFHHPHPRVQLKMEVLWLKSQKIPHQKICQLAGISPNTLLTYLRDYQEGGIEKLKEINFYRPKSELEFQKETLKKYFEKNPAATINEAVYRIEELTGIKRSPTQVRKFLKSMGMKCLKVGSLPSKADPDEQEDYKEKKLEPRLNEAKEGKRAVFFVDAAHFVMGAFLGFVWCFERLFVKSPSGRKRFNVLGALNAITHEVILVTNDTYITATQVCELRSKIAALGLMIPITLVLDNARYQKCKIIEELALSLSIELLYLPSYSPNLNLIERLWKLVKKKCLYGKYYENFSDFSSAIYECLNDAHLKHKKELDSLLTLRFQKFNKSQIMNV from the coding sequence ATGATTAACCTAGAATTCACGGAAGAAGAAAAGAACTCACTGTATTATGAAAGATTTCATCATCCCCATCCCCGGGTTCAACTGAAGATGGAAGTTCTCTGGTTAAAAAGCCAAAAGATACCGCACCAAAAAATTTGTCAGTTAGCAGGAATCTCGCCAAATACCTTATTAACCTATCTTCGCGATTATCAAGAAGGCGGAATAGAAAAATTAAAAGAAATCAACTTCTATCGCCCTAAAAGTGAATTAGAGTTTCAAAAAGAAACCCTCAAAAAATACTTCGAGAAAAATCCAGCAGCCACAATAAATGAAGCTGTATATAGGATAGAAGAATTGACGGGAATAAAACGAAGTCCTACCCAAGTGAGAAAATTTTTAAAATCAATGGGAATGAAATGTTTAAAAGTAGGTTCTCTTCCTTCTAAAGCTGACCCAGATGAACAAGAGGACTACAAAGAAAAAAAGCTAGAACCCAGACTAAATGAGGCAAAAGAAGGAAAAAGGGCTGTTTTTTTTGTTGATGCCGCTCACTTCGTCATGGGAGCATTTCTCGGTTTTGTTTGGTGTTTTGAGAGACTTTTTGTTAAGTCACCGAGCGGGCGTAAACGCTTCAATGTTTTAGGAGCATTAAATGCAATAACTCATGAAGTTATTCTGGTTACGAATGACACTTATATTACGGCAACTCAAGTCTGTGAACTCCGGTCAAAAATAGCTGCTTTAGGACTAATGATTCCCATCACTCTAGTCTTAGATAATGCCCGCTATCAAAAATGTAAAATTATTGAAGAATTGGCTCTTTCTTTGTCAATAGAGCTGCTCTATCTGCCGTCTTATTCACCTAATCTAAATTTAATTGAAAGGCTGTGGAAATTGGTCAAAAAGAAATGTTTATATGGTAAATATTATGAGAACTTTTCTGACTTTTCTTCAGCTATTTATGAATGTCTGAATGATGCCCATCTGAAACATAAAAAAGAACTGGATTCCTTGCTGACTCTACGATTTCAGAAGTTTAATAAATCTCAGATTATGAACGTCTAA